In the genome of Brienomyrus brachyistius isolate T26 chromosome 17, BBRACH_0.4, whole genome shotgun sequence, one region contains:
- the LOC125712064 gene encoding uncharacterized protein LOC125712064 isoform X1: MTPPTLSITEEIMQFINQSQAGEGMLAQLLSKEHTVPETLEITATAQEQDTCITKKDEDQPLSPGTSSCHQDSDYIGMQDEKSVEDNKTVITKGQAHPCQAGTMSDVEESRKESCIPSPASMLQEISQENRTLVFTENSIDPTELKDTNDVPSQDSLEESQSECTYGFHGAEASSLSNNDKGPQTTESSKNCLPRPLTTEKNESSQTKSNRQIIEKIRNYYEAAEITDSQIPRRNSISHIPSGMVKESVSRLNVVSQQEDLCESVTGRSDVDDSEHDHVSPLPEEILIPADLPADWTDLADAHTESYACREVCSEVPDTESHTCSELMKIWKEKEKRECSAHTEMQNRQNIKRKSSTEEECSVGIFAKCRNSVSSKDDKMDPEVLTEGDDSEQNLKEITKQTVQSESAVPCTNLEGLSSQIKVSKCSIRTKDILSKNLYKGSPDVMGMGLFEGGVNPCLSENSEKILSKVQMLVRMYSDKAASIKMPLHKRLQEGRVSAEGTGSASEQTDKTETKLEDCPVLTEPLMYGHVLVREQLSSTYVQENSCIVTSSRESTSDLEGSSILHPASPLSPKYQKSQDRTDAETVTTETGVVCHFPGGVHTDYGLCPGSSYLKETQPETQSTNPEQDSSVQINAPCDYESPTDSNKDTDFISPEEQGGDHSVFSERESLSVTEKPFILQDGTTESKVRQVAMAIQKNLALNECKELQEEMRDVPCHFEENLSWNSQQESFTCSQDISMENLDGKILDSKEMTMTLEQETEKSANVPEDSSDCDKNPEHPKTVLPLSAPEDNVTLPSEPGIDNKNLENSVLMRGLPSQNRIYVSCPLQKVSLEGISTDVFSSSCITKDISAPEQPISNSVESSLRKDQITKEQATTQRRSPFSDLPKVSSKRPDLPDDSETKCIPSNLEAQAMQCVSQRLPPVSPRHEDSVKKQVQASSGESRPKLHPHLSNDRPSNLPSTVGDKKPCCSPKCCTTPVENPQPSSCFVSPMTKSQAASCISQSLAKRSNNTQSLAMTSGLNAKSSISPTLPQSSISLRLRSPSPKLSFIVDTSQNISLGSALTTTQQTKCAAAHSTPSSARQSPTMSPHPCHKQTPSSTTPEQLNHPNWNNSNNNNNRNSWGSEFGISRKTSMSSLGRSLFSPDHLQNTSYNRVARPFSSASEPSSRVHSPSPCSSLYCTQPTQDYPCIPSKKPPHLKSLRISEAHTFTLLCVSLECSTPSSGFSSPTSGSPRIISPPPIGVPKHMWGAATPQPQNPIVTPSYVAGVSPVSDSNVPQTQRQPHAGSIPFLILADRAPVPAQNGHRSWTESNHYSQNVEHSPGIQRPQGAHSNPPSGVLSPVRLAPTKIIQGGRHFTSIAWPDIRELLTKYDGPETPNKCVSPSPGPSNAESHGSDHYNSRNQSSLVSPTVACSPPAMGQDMSTSNPETEPESASWTRVGRGSLRTSYATTVNLQIAGSGRITALSNAQVSLTQTLVPVPDNGHRHKSINGCSLAQTCKRL; this comes from the exons ATGACCCCTCCAACATTGTCAATTACTGAGGAGATCATGCAGTTCATCAACCAAAGCCAGGCTGGGGAAGGGATGCTAGCTCAGCTGCTTAGTAAG GAACACACCGTCCCCGAGACCTTGGAAATCACGGCTACTGCCCAAGAACAGGACACTTGTATCaccaagaaggatgaggaccaACCTCTTTCCCCTGGGACTAGCAGCTGCCACCAAGACTCTGATTATATTGGCATGCAAGATGAGAAGTCAGTGGAAGACAATAAAACTGTCATCACAAAAGGCCAAGCCCATCCATGTCAGGCTGGTACAATGTCTGACGTGGAGGAATCTAGAAAAGAAAGTTGCATTCCGTCCCCAGCAAGTATGCTGCAAGAGATTAGCCAAGAGAACCGGACTCTGGTCTTCACGGAGAACTCCATAGACCCTACTGAATTAAAGGATACGAACGACGTGCCTAGTCAAGATAGTTTGGAGGAATCACAATCTGAATGTACGTATGGATTTCATGGTGCTGAAGCCTCCAGTCTTTCTAACAATGACAAAGGACCCCAGACCACTGAGTCAAGCAAAAACTGCCTCCCCCGGCCTTTAACTACTGAGAAAAATGAATCTTCGCAGACAAAGAGCAACCGACAAATCATTGAGAAAATCCGTAATTACTATGAGGCTGCAGAGATCACAGATAGCCAGATACCCAGGAGAAACAGTATTTCTCACATTCCCAGTGGCATGGTAAAGGAGTCAGTATCCCGGTTAAATGTTGTCAGTCAACAGGAAGACCTCTGTGAGTCAGTGACTGGACGCTCAGATGTTGATGACTCTGAACATGATCATGTTTCTCCTCTTCCTGAAGAGATCCTTATCCCAGCCGACCTGCCAGCTGATTGGACAGATTTAGCTGATGCTCATACTGAATCGTATGCATGTAGGGAGGTATGTAGTGAAGTTCCTGATACTGAGAGCCATACTTgctctgagctgatgaaaatctggaaagaaaaggagaaaagaGAGTGCAGCGCACATACAGAAATGCAGAACCGACAAAATATTAAAAGGAAAAGTTCCACTGAGGAGGAATGCTCCGTTGGCATTTTTGCAAAATGTAGGAATAGTGTTTCAAGCAAGGATGACAAAATGGACCCTGAGGTTCTAACTGAGGGGGACGATTCTGAGCAGAACCTGAAAGAGATCACAAAACAGACTGTCCAGTCTGAAAGCGCCGTCCCATGTACAAATCTGGAGGGACTGTCCAGCCAGATCAAAGTGAGCAAATGCTCCATACGTACCAAAGACATTCTCAGCAAGAACCTCTACAAGGGGAGCCCTGATGTGATGGGAATGGGTCTGTTTGAGGGTGGAGTGAATCCCTGCTTGTCAGAGAATTCGGAGAAAATCCTTAGCAAAGTACAGATGCTGGTCCGCATGTACAGTGACAAGGCAGCCAGTATTAAGATGCCACTGCACAAGAGACTGCAGGAGGGCCGGGTGTCAGCGGAGGGAACAGGGAGCGCGTCCGAGCAGACGGACAAGACGGAAACAAAACTAG AAGACTGTCCAGTGCTTACAGAGCCCCTGATGTACGGCCACGTCCTTGTTCGAGAGCAGCTGTCTTCCACGTACGTCCAGGAGAACAGCTGTATTGTAACCAGCTCCAGAGAGAGCACTTCAGACCTGGAAGGATCCTCCATCTTACATCCTGCTTCTCCACTCTCTCCAAAATATCAAAAATCCCAAGACAGAACAGATGCAGAGACAGTAACGACTGAGACAGGAGTCGTTTGTCACTTTCCTGGAGGAGTACACACAGATTATGGATTGTGTCCAGGGAGTTCTTACTTGAAGGAAACCCAGCCTGAAACACAAAGCACAAACCCTGAGCAGGACAGCTCTGTACAAATAAATGCACCATGTGACTATGAGTCACCAACAGATTCCAACAAAGATACTGATTTCATATCACCTGAAGAACAGGGGGGTGACCATTCAGTGTTTTCCGAAAGGGAAAGCCTTTCTGTAACAGAAAAGCCCTTCATCTTGCAAGACGGAACTACTGAATCAAAAGTGCGACAGGTAGCAATGGCAATACAGAAAAACCTGGCACTGAATGAATGTAAAGAGTTACAGGAAGAAATGAGAGATGTGCCTTGCCATTTTGAGGAAAATCTTAGCTGGAATTCGCAACAGGAGAGCTTTACATGTTCACAAGACATATCTATGGAGAATTTAGATGGCAAAATATTGGATAGCAAAGAAATGACAATGACTTTAGAACAGGAGACAGAGAAAAGTGCCAATGTTCCAGAAGATTCAAGTGATTGTGACAAGAATCCTGAACATCCCAAGACGGTGTTGCCCTTATCTGCCCCTGAGGATAATGTGACTTTGCCCTCAGAACCTGGAATAGATAACAAAAATTTAGAAAACTCTGTTTTGATGAGAGGGCTTCCGAGCCAGAATAGAATATATGTTTCCTGCCCACTACAGAAGGTTTCCCTGGAAGGCATCTCAACAGAcgttttttcttcttcatgcaTCACAAAGGACATATCAGCTCCAGAACAGCCTATCTCTAACAGTGTGGAATCTTCTTTGAGGAAGGACCAGATAACCAAAGAGCAAGCTACCACTCAGAGAAGGTCGCCCTTTTCAGATCTTCCAAAGGTCTCAAGCAAAAGACCAGACTTGCCAGATGATAGTGAAACAAAGTGCATTCCTTCAAATCTGGAGGCACAAGCCATGCAATGCGTCAGTCAAAG GTTGCCTCCTGTCTCTCCTAGGCATGAAGACTCTGTCAAGAAACAGGTACAAGCAAGTTCAGGAGAATCCCGTCCAAAGTTACATCCGCATCTCTCCAATGATAGACCATCTAACTTGCCTTCCACCGTAGGCGATAAAAAGCCATGTTGTAGTCCCAAGTGCTGCACTACCCCAGTAGAAAACCCTCAGCCCTCTTCGTGTTTCGTTAGTCCGATGACTAAGTCGCAAGCAGCTTCCTGCATAAGCCAAAGCcttgcaaaaaggagcaatAACACCCAATCTTTAGCCATGACTAGCGGCTTAAATGCAAAAAGTTCCATCTCTCCTACGTTGCCACAGTCCTCTATATCTCTGAGACTACGATCTCCCTCACCAAAACTGAGTTTTATAGTAGATACTTCTCAAAATATAAGTCTTGGCAGTGCATTGACCACAACCCAACAAACCAAGTGTGCTGCTGCCCATTCCACTCCTTCCAGTGCCAGACAATCTCCAACAATGTCCCCACACCCCTGCCATAAGCAGACACCGTCATCTACTACCCCGGAGCAATTAAATCACCCAAActggaacaacagcaacaataacaacaatagaAATAGTTGGGGCAGTGAATTTGGCATTAGTAGGAAGACATCTATGTCAAGTCTGGGAAGGTCATTATTTTCTCCTGATCACCTTCAAAATACTTCCTATAACAGAGTGGCCCGACCCTTTTCATCTGCTTCCGAGCCTAGCTCTCGAGTGCATTCTCCTTCTCCTTGCTCTTCCCTCTATTGTACCCAACCTACCCAAGACTATCCCTGTATCCCGTCGAAAAAGCCTCCTCATCTGAAGTCGCTTCGCATATCTGAGGCACATACATTTACTCTGCTGTGTGTCTCTTTGGAATGTTCGACGCCGTCCTCCGGCTTTTCCTCACCAACATCGGGAAGTCCTCGCATCATTTCCCCTCCCCCTATAGGTGTTCCCAAACACATGTGGGGTGCCGCTACTCCCCAGCCACAAAACCCCATCGTCACCCCTTCCTACGTGGCGGGGGTCTCCCCTGTAAGTGACTCAAACGTACCCCAGACCCAAAGACAACCACACGCGGGCAGCATTCCTTTCCTCATCCTGGCAGACAGAGCTCCCGTCCCAGCACAAAACGGACACAGGTCATGGACGGAGAGCAACCATTATTCTCAGAATGTAGAACACAGTCCAGGTATACAGAGACCCCAGGGAGCCCACAGCAACCCGCCATCTGGTGTTTTATCCCCTGTCAGACTCGCACCAACCAAAATCATCCAGGGAGGGCGACATTTCACTAGCATTGCCTGGCCTGACATACGAGAACTACTGACCAAGTATGATGGTCCGGAAACCCCCAACAAATGTGTTTCGCCCTCTCCTGGTCCCTCAAACGCTGAGTCACATGGCAGTGACCACTACAATAGCAGGAATCAAAGTAGCCTTGTCAGCCCCACTGTGGCCTGTTCTCCTCCTGCCATGGGTCAGGATATGTCTACTTCCAATCCAGAGACTGAGCCAGAGAGCGCTTCTTGGACAAGGGTGGGCCGAGGATCACTGAGGACCAGCTATGCTACCACTGTCAACTTGCAGATTGCTGGCAGTGGCCGCATTACTGCGCTAAGCAACGCTCAAGTTAGCCTGACCCAGACACTTGTGCCTGTACCTGACAATGGTCACAGGCACAAAAGTATTAATGGTTGCAGCCTTGCCCAGACCTGTAAGAGGCTCTAA
- the LOC125712064 gene encoding uncharacterized protein LOC125712064 isoform X2, translating to MTPPTLSITEEIMQFINQSQAGEGMLAQLLSKEHTVPETLEITATAQEQDTCITKKDEDQPLSPGTSSCHQDSDYIGMQDEKSVEDNKTVITKGQAHPCQAGTMSDVEESRKESCIPSPASMLQEISQENRTLVFTENSIDPTELKDTNDVPSQDSLEESQSECTYGFHGAEASSLSNNDKGPQTTESSKNCLPRPLTTEKNESSQTKSNRQIIEKIRNYYEAAEITDSQIPRRNSISHIPSGMVKESVSRLNVVSQQEDLCESVTGRSDVDDSEHDHVSPLPEEILIPADLPADWTDLADAHTESYACREVCSEVPDTESHTCSELMKIWKEKEKRECSAHTEMQNRQNIKRKSSTEEECSVGIFAKCRNSVSSKDDKMDPEVLTEGDDSEQNLKEITKQTVQSESAVPCTNLEGLSSQIKVSKCSIRTKDILSKNLYKGSPDVMGMGLFEGGVNPCLSENSEKILSKVQMLVRMYSDKAASIKMPLHKRLQEGRVSAEGTGSASEQTDKTETKLDCPVLTEPLMYGHVLVREQLSSTYVQENSCIVTSSRESTSDLEGSSILHPASPLSPKYQKSQDRTDAETVTTETGVVCHFPGGVHTDYGLCPGSSYLKETQPETQSTNPEQDSSVQINAPCDYESPTDSNKDTDFISPEEQGGDHSVFSERESLSVTEKPFILQDGTTESKVRQVAMAIQKNLALNECKELQEEMRDVPCHFEENLSWNSQQESFTCSQDISMENLDGKILDSKEMTMTLEQETEKSANVPEDSSDCDKNPEHPKTVLPLSAPEDNVTLPSEPGIDNKNLENSVLMRGLPSQNRIYVSCPLQKVSLEGISTDVFSSSCITKDISAPEQPISNSVESSLRKDQITKEQATTQRRSPFSDLPKVSSKRPDLPDDSETKCIPSNLEAQAMQCVSQRLPPVSPRHEDSVKKQVQASSGESRPKLHPHLSNDRPSNLPSTVGDKKPCCSPKCCTTPVENPQPSSCFVSPMTKSQAASCISQSLAKRSNNTQSLAMTSGLNAKSSISPTLPQSSISLRLRSPSPKLSFIVDTSQNISLGSALTTTQQTKCAAAHSTPSSARQSPTMSPHPCHKQTPSSTTPEQLNHPNWNNSNNNNNRNSWGSEFGISRKTSMSSLGRSLFSPDHLQNTSYNRVARPFSSASEPSSRVHSPSPCSSLYCTQPTQDYPCIPSKKPPHLKSLRISEAHTFTLLCVSLECSTPSSGFSSPTSGSPRIISPPPIGVPKHMWGAATPQPQNPIVTPSYVAGVSPVSDSNVPQTQRQPHAGSIPFLILADRAPVPAQNGHRSWTESNHYSQNVEHSPGIQRPQGAHSNPPSGVLSPVRLAPTKIIQGGRHFTSIAWPDIRELLTKYDGPETPNKCVSPSPGPSNAESHGSDHYNSRNQSSLVSPTVACSPPAMGQDMSTSNPETEPESASWTRVGRGSLRTSYATTVNLQIAGSGRITALSNAQVSLTQTLVPVPDNGHRHKSINGCSLAQTCKRL from the exons ATGACCCCTCCAACATTGTCAATTACTGAGGAGATCATGCAGTTCATCAACCAAAGCCAGGCTGGGGAAGGGATGCTAGCTCAGCTGCTTAGTAAG GAACACACCGTCCCCGAGACCTTGGAAATCACGGCTACTGCCCAAGAACAGGACACTTGTATCaccaagaaggatgaggaccaACCTCTTTCCCCTGGGACTAGCAGCTGCCACCAAGACTCTGATTATATTGGCATGCAAGATGAGAAGTCAGTGGAAGACAATAAAACTGTCATCACAAAAGGCCAAGCCCATCCATGTCAGGCTGGTACAATGTCTGACGTGGAGGAATCTAGAAAAGAAAGTTGCATTCCGTCCCCAGCAAGTATGCTGCAAGAGATTAGCCAAGAGAACCGGACTCTGGTCTTCACGGAGAACTCCATAGACCCTACTGAATTAAAGGATACGAACGACGTGCCTAGTCAAGATAGTTTGGAGGAATCACAATCTGAATGTACGTATGGATTTCATGGTGCTGAAGCCTCCAGTCTTTCTAACAATGACAAAGGACCCCAGACCACTGAGTCAAGCAAAAACTGCCTCCCCCGGCCTTTAACTACTGAGAAAAATGAATCTTCGCAGACAAAGAGCAACCGACAAATCATTGAGAAAATCCGTAATTACTATGAGGCTGCAGAGATCACAGATAGCCAGATACCCAGGAGAAACAGTATTTCTCACATTCCCAGTGGCATGGTAAAGGAGTCAGTATCCCGGTTAAATGTTGTCAGTCAACAGGAAGACCTCTGTGAGTCAGTGACTGGACGCTCAGATGTTGATGACTCTGAACATGATCATGTTTCTCCTCTTCCTGAAGAGATCCTTATCCCAGCCGACCTGCCAGCTGATTGGACAGATTTAGCTGATGCTCATACTGAATCGTATGCATGTAGGGAGGTATGTAGTGAAGTTCCTGATACTGAGAGCCATACTTgctctgagctgatgaaaatctggaaagaaaaggagaaaagaGAGTGCAGCGCACATACAGAAATGCAGAACCGACAAAATATTAAAAGGAAAAGTTCCACTGAGGAGGAATGCTCCGTTGGCATTTTTGCAAAATGTAGGAATAGTGTTTCAAGCAAGGATGACAAAATGGACCCTGAGGTTCTAACTGAGGGGGACGATTCTGAGCAGAACCTGAAAGAGATCACAAAACAGACTGTCCAGTCTGAAAGCGCCGTCCCATGTACAAATCTGGAGGGACTGTCCAGCCAGATCAAAGTGAGCAAATGCTCCATACGTACCAAAGACATTCTCAGCAAGAACCTCTACAAGGGGAGCCCTGATGTGATGGGAATGGGTCTGTTTGAGGGTGGAGTGAATCCCTGCTTGTCAGAGAATTCGGAGAAAATCCTTAGCAAAGTACAGATGCTGGTCCGCATGTACAGTGACAAGGCAGCCAGTATTAAGATGCCACTGCACAAGAGACTGCAGGAGGGCCGGGTGTCAGCGGAGGGAACAGGGAGCGCGTCCGAGCAGACGGACAAGACGGAAACAAAACTAG ACTGTCCAGTGCTTACAGAGCCCCTGATGTACGGCCACGTCCTTGTTCGAGAGCAGCTGTCTTCCACGTACGTCCAGGAGAACAGCTGTATTGTAACCAGCTCCAGAGAGAGCACTTCAGACCTGGAAGGATCCTCCATCTTACATCCTGCTTCTCCACTCTCTCCAAAATATCAAAAATCCCAAGACAGAACAGATGCAGAGACAGTAACGACTGAGACAGGAGTCGTTTGTCACTTTCCTGGAGGAGTACACACAGATTATGGATTGTGTCCAGGGAGTTCTTACTTGAAGGAAACCCAGCCTGAAACACAAAGCACAAACCCTGAGCAGGACAGCTCTGTACAAATAAATGCACCATGTGACTATGAGTCACCAACAGATTCCAACAAAGATACTGATTTCATATCACCTGAAGAACAGGGGGGTGACCATTCAGTGTTTTCCGAAAGGGAAAGCCTTTCTGTAACAGAAAAGCCCTTCATCTTGCAAGACGGAACTACTGAATCAAAAGTGCGACAGGTAGCAATGGCAATACAGAAAAACCTGGCACTGAATGAATGTAAAGAGTTACAGGAAGAAATGAGAGATGTGCCTTGCCATTTTGAGGAAAATCTTAGCTGGAATTCGCAACAGGAGAGCTTTACATGTTCACAAGACATATCTATGGAGAATTTAGATGGCAAAATATTGGATAGCAAAGAAATGACAATGACTTTAGAACAGGAGACAGAGAAAAGTGCCAATGTTCCAGAAGATTCAAGTGATTGTGACAAGAATCCTGAACATCCCAAGACGGTGTTGCCCTTATCTGCCCCTGAGGATAATGTGACTTTGCCCTCAGAACCTGGAATAGATAACAAAAATTTAGAAAACTCTGTTTTGATGAGAGGGCTTCCGAGCCAGAATAGAATATATGTTTCCTGCCCACTACAGAAGGTTTCCCTGGAAGGCATCTCAACAGAcgttttttcttcttcatgcaTCACAAAGGACATATCAGCTCCAGAACAGCCTATCTCTAACAGTGTGGAATCTTCTTTGAGGAAGGACCAGATAACCAAAGAGCAAGCTACCACTCAGAGAAGGTCGCCCTTTTCAGATCTTCCAAAGGTCTCAAGCAAAAGACCAGACTTGCCAGATGATAGTGAAACAAAGTGCATTCCTTCAAATCTGGAGGCACAAGCCATGCAATGCGTCAGTCAAAG GTTGCCTCCTGTCTCTCCTAGGCATGAAGACTCTGTCAAGAAACAGGTACAAGCAAGTTCAGGAGAATCCCGTCCAAAGTTACATCCGCATCTCTCCAATGATAGACCATCTAACTTGCCTTCCACCGTAGGCGATAAAAAGCCATGTTGTAGTCCCAAGTGCTGCACTACCCCAGTAGAAAACCCTCAGCCCTCTTCGTGTTTCGTTAGTCCGATGACTAAGTCGCAAGCAGCTTCCTGCATAAGCCAAAGCcttgcaaaaaggagcaatAACACCCAATCTTTAGCCATGACTAGCGGCTTAAATGCAAAAAGTTCCATCTCTCCTACGTTGCCACAGTCCTCTATATCTCTGAGACTACGATCTCCCTCACCAAAACTGAGTTTTATAGTAGATACTTCTCAAAATATAAGTCTTGGCAGTGCATTGACCACAACCCAACAAACCAAGTGTGCTGCTGCCCATTCCACTCCTTCCAGTGCCAGACAATCTCCAACAATGTCCCCACACCCCTGCCATAAGCAGACACCGTCATCTACTACCCCGGAGCAATTAAATCACCCAAActggaacaacagcaacaataacaacaatagaAATAGTTGGGGCAGTGAATTTGGCATTAGTAGGAAGACATCTATGTCAAGTCTGGGAAGGTCATTATTTTCTCCTGATCACCTTCAAAATACTTCCTATAACAGAGTGGCCCGACCCTTTTCATCTGCTTCCGAGCCTAGCTCTCGAGTGCATTCTCCTTCTCCTTGCTCTTCCCTCTATTGTACCCAACCTACCCAAGACTATCCCTGTATCCCGTCGAAAAAGCCTCCTCATCTGAAGTCGCTTCGCATATCTGAGGCACATACATTTACTCTGCTGTGTGTCTCTTTGGAATGTTCGACGCCGTCCTCCGGCTTTTCCTCACCAACATCGGGAAGTCCTCGCATCATTTCCCCTCCCCCTATAGGTGTTCCCAAACACATGTGGGGTGCCGCTACTCCCCAGCCACAAAACCCCATCGTCACCCCTTCCTACGTGGCGGGGGTCTCCCCTGTAAGTGACTCAAACGTACCCCAGACCCAAAGACAACCACACGCGGGCAGCATTCCTTTCCTCATCCTGGCAGACAGAGCTCCCGTCCCAGCACAAAACGGACACAGGTCATGGACGGAGAGCAACCATTATTCTCAGAATGTAGAACACAGTCCAGGTATACAGAGACCCCAGGGAGCCCACAGCAACCCGCCATCTGGTGTTTTATCCCCTGTCAGACTCGCACCAACCAAAATCATCCAGGGAGGGCGACATTTCACTAGCATTGCCTGGCCTGACATACGAGAACTACTGACCAAGTATGATGGTCCGGAAACCCCCAACAAATGTGTTTCGCCCTCTCCTGGTCCCTCAAACGCTGAGTCACATGGCAGTGACCACTACAATAGCAGGAATCAAAGTAGCCTTGTCAGCCCCACTGTGGCCTGTTCTCCTCCTGCCATGGGTCAGGATATGTCTACTTCCAATCCAGAGACTGAGCCAGAGAGCGCTTCTTGGACAAGGGTGGGCCGAGGATCACTGAGGACCAGCTATGCTACCACTGTCAACTTGCAGATTGCTGGCAGTGGCCGCATTACTGCGCTAAGCAACGCTCAAGTTAGCCTGACCCAGACACTTGTGCCTGTACCTGACAATGGTCACAGGCACAAAAGTATTAATGGTTGCAGCCTTGCCCAGACCTGTAAGAGGCTCTAA